In the Bacillota bacterium genome, one interval contains:
- a CDS encoding DUF6504 family protein: MKEILDRWVEAGEWWDGDGPKEVFRVATDDGGVFELSREVEKRSSGPQDAKPAGLGANGEEWKLYKIYD, translated from the coding sequence GTGAAAGAGATCCTCGACCGGTGGGTCGAGGCCGGCGAATGGTGGGACGGGGACGGTCCAAAGGAAGTCTTTCGGGTAGCCACTGACGACGGCGGGGTCTTCGAGCTGTCGCGGGAGGTGGAGAAAAGGTCCTCGGGCCCGCAGGACGCAAAGCCGGCCGGATTAGGCGCAAACGGAGAAGAGTGGAAACTCTACAAGATCTATGACTGA
- a CDS encoding DNA polymerase III subunit alpha, whose protein sequence is MTFSHLHVHSQFSFLDGAGRIEDLVSKSADDGSPAIAVTDHSNLSVAVPLAKAAKAAGIKAIQGVELWVATPLASEPEKSAGDASAGVAGGHLTLLAQNPRGYANICRLVSRAHLENPRLDPRVWPAALRVNSEEVIALSGCRRGEIPSLILRGRHQEALEVAGRYRDLFGPDRFFIELQDELLPGTTALVKDLKELADRLGLRVVATNNVHYLTKAGFPTHDLLTCVRTLTTIGEVHPERRLNAENYLKSPTEMVALFRAHPEAVRTTEEIAERCQPALDLGANLFPKFTVPLGETAGSFLRKVASQGAVWRYRTITPDIRGRLDHELDIITKLGYEDYFLLVWDVAKYARGQGIRFAGRGSAADSAVAYCLGITDVDAIRRGLLFERFMSLERAEKPDIDIDFDARHRDRVTRYIYERYGADRVATVATFNTFQGRSAIRDLGKVLDFPPEELDRLAKRLPWIGADELKLAFEGLPELRQGGLLPVRRYQKLFEAAAEVAGFPRHLGTHLGGVVISACPLNEVTALQEAAKGVVVCQMDKTQVEDAGLVKLDLLCLRTMGAVEESVRAIQTAARGTPPAASATPPGPPAGAFDYDQIPMDDPEVYKLLQTGKTIGVFQLESPAQRALQARLGTEDIEDIVASVALIRPGPIKGNMVEPFIARRRGREPVTYLHPALEPILERTYGVVLFQEQVIEIATAVAGFTPGEADRLRRVMSHARSRKDMEEIGRLFVEKARAKGVEGEVAETVFGYMAGYASYGFCEAHAAAFASTAYKTAYLLRYHPAEFFAGILTLQPMGYYPPNTICVEARRRGVAILQPDVNKSGEAFQVETINGRETAEGDPPKQGIRIALKRVKGMSSQALGSIIKGRGERPFADLFDFCARTTVDRDIIENLIKVGAFDSREPNRRALLWSLDDALARGSVGGLLEVAEPAPPSPAIDDFTEFEKIAFEHQLLEIQVRRHYMSLLRERLRAAGFCASRSLAAMSRGRPVKIAGLLVRPHRPPTKSGRTVVFLSLEDEFGLADVTVFESVYQKYGQYIFCDPCPPLIVWGQIERRGKGVSVTAERLAHLDPKDLPRDPTAPRWRAKSLREYQP, encoded by the coding sequence ATGACCTTCTCACACCTGCACGTCCACAGTCAGTTTTCCTTCCTCGATGGGGCCGGCCGCATCGAGGACCTGGTAAGCAAATCCGCCGATGACGGTTCTCCGGCCATCGCCGTGACCGACCACAGTAATCTCAGCGTGGCTGTCCCGTTGGCCAAGGCCGCCAAGGCCGCCGGGATCAAAGCTATCCAAGGGGTCGAGCTATGGGTAGCTACTCCGCTCGCGTCCGAGCCGGAAAAGTCCGCCGGCGACGCCAGCGCCGGCGTGGCTGGCGGGCACCTAACCTTGCTGGCCCAGAACCCCCGTGGTTACGCCAACATCTGCCGCCTGGTCAGCCGAGCCCACCTGGAGAATCCCCGACTGGATCCGCGGGTTTGGCCGGCGGCGCTCCGGGTGAATAGTGAAGAGGTCATCGCCCTCTCCGGCTGCCGCCGCGGCGAGATCCCTTCGCTGATCCTGCGAGGTCGCCACCAGGAGGCTTTGGAAGTCGCCGGCCGCTATCGCGACCTCTTCGGACCCGACCGTTTCTTCATCGAGTTGCAAGATGAACTCCTACCCGGGACGACCGCCCTCGTCAAGGACTTGAAGGAGTTGGCCGACCGGTTGGGCCTCCGGGTCGTGGCCACCAACAACGTCCATTACCTGACCAAAGCAGGTTTTCCCACTCACGACCTGCTGACCTGTGTCCGGACCCTGACGACCATCGGTGAGGTGCACCCCGAACGCCGACTCAACGCCGAGAACTACCTCAAGTCGCCGACCGAGATGGTCGCCCTCTTCAGGGCCCACCCCGAGGCCGTCCGCACCACCGAGGAGATTGCCGAGCGCTGCCAGCCCGCGCTGGACTTGGGGGCCAACCTCTTCCCCAAGTTCACCGTGCCCCTGGGGGAGACGGCGGGCTCGTTCCTCCGCAAGGTAGCCAGTCAGGGCGCCGTCTGGCGTTACCGGACGATCACTCCAGACATCCGCGGCCGTCTCGACCACGAGCTCGACATCATCACCAAGCTGGGCTACGAGGACTACTTCTTGCTCGTCTGGGATGTCGCCAAGTACGCCCGTGGTCAGGGGATTCGGTTCGCCGGGCGAGGTTCGGCCGCCGACTCAGCGGTGGCCTATTGCCTGGGGATCACCGACGTCGATGCGATTCGGCGGGGCCTCCTCTTTGAGCGCTTCATGAGCCTGGAAAGGGCCGAGAAACCGGACATCGACATCGATTTCGACGCCCGTCACCGTGACCGTGTGACCCGTTACATCTATGAGCGCTATGGGGCCGACCGGGTGGCGACGGTCGCTACCTTCAACACCTTTCAAGGACGCTCGGCCATCCGCGACCTCGGGAAGGTCCTGGATTTCCCCCCCGAGGAGCTCGACCGGTTGGCCAAGAGGCTTCCCTGGATCGGCGCCGATGAATTGAAGCTGGCCTTTGAGGGGCTCCCGGAACTCAGGCAGGGCGGCCTGCTTCCGGTCAGGCGCTATCAGAAGCTCTTTGAGGCGGCGGCCGAGGTTGCCGGATTCCCCCGGCACCTCGGAACCCACCTTGGCGGGGTGGTCATCTCGGCCTGCCCGTTGAACGAGGTTACCGCCCTTCAGGAGGCGGCCAAAGGCGTCGTCGTCTGCCAGATGGACAAGACGCAGGTCGAGGACGCCGGTCTGGTCAAGCTGGATCTCCTTTGCCTGAGGACGATGGGCGCAGTCGAAGAGTCGGTCCGAGCCATCCAAACCGCGGCCCGGGGCACCCCGCCCGCGGCCTCCGCCACCCCGCCAGGGCCGCCGGCAGGCGCCTTCGACTACGACCAAATCCCGATGGACGACCCCGAGGTCTACAAGCTCCTTCAGACGGGGAAGACGATCGGCGTCTTCCAGCTCGAGAGCCCGGCTCAGCGGGCCCTCCAGGCCCGCCTGGGGACGGAGGACATCGAGGACATCGTCGCCAGCGTGGCCCTCATCCGGCCGGGCCCGATCAAGGGCAACATGGTTGAGCCGTTCATCGCCCGCCGGCGCGGGCGGGAGCCGGTCACCTACCTGCATCCGGCCCTCGAGCCGATCCTCGAAAGGACCTATGGCGTCGTCCTTTTCCAGGAGCAGGTCATCGAGATAGCCACGGCCGTCGCCGGTTTCACCCCGGGGGAGGCCGACCGTCTTCGCCGGGTGATGAGCCATGCCCGCTCGCGCAAGGACATGGAGGAGATCGGCCGCCTCTTCGTGGAGAAGGCGCGGGCCAAAGGGGTCGAGGGGGAGGTGGCCGAGACCGTCTTCGGCTACATGGCCGGGTACGCCAGCTATGGGTTCTGCGAGGCCCACGCGGCGGCCTTCGCCAGTACTGCTTACAAGACGGCCTACCTCCTCCGGTACCACCCGGCTGAGTTCTTCGCCGGCATCCTGACCCTTCAGCCGATGGGCTATTACCCACCCAACACCATCTGCGTCGAGGCCAGGCGACGTGGGGTGGCCATCCTTCAGCCCGACGTCAACAAAAGCGGCGAGGCTTTCCAGGTCGAGACGATCAATGGACGCGAGACGGCCGAAGGGGATCCGCCGAAACAGGGCATCCGCATCGCCCTCAAGAGGGTCAAGGGGATGAGCAGCCAAGCCCTGGGCTCGATCATCAAAGGCCGCGGCGAGCGGCCCTTCGCTGATCTCTTTGACTTCTGCGCCCGGACCACGGTCGACCGTGACATCATCGAGAACCTGATCAAGGTCGGCGCCTTCGACTCGCGGGAGCCGAACCGCCGGGCGCTTCTCTGGTCGCTCGACGACGCCCTGGCCCGGGGAAGCGTGGGCGGACTGCTGGAGGTGGCCGAGCCGGCCCCGCCAAGCCCGGCCATCGATGACTTCACCGAGTTCGAGAAGATCGCCTTCGAGCATCAACTCCTGGAGATCCAGGTCAGGCGGCACTATATGAGCCTGCTCCGGGAAAGACTAAGGGCCGCCGGCTTTTGCGCCAGTCGTTCCCTGGCGGCGATGAGCCGCGGCCGTCCGGTGAAGATCGCTGGATTGTTGGTCCGGCCTCATCGTCCGCCGACCAAGAGCGGAAGGACCGTGGTCTTCCTGTCCCTCGAGGACGAGTTCGGGCTGGCCGACGTGACCGTCTTCGAATCCGTTTACCAGAAATACGGGCAGTACATCTTCTGCGATCCCTGTCCGCCGCTGATCGTCTGGGGCCAGATCGAACGGCGGGGGAAGGGGGTCAGCGTTACCGCCGAACGGCTGGCCCACCTGGACCCGAAGGACCTGCCGCGGGACCCGACCGCGCCGCGGTGGCGGGCGAAAAGCCTGCGGGAGTATCAGCCGTAG
- a CDS encoding aminotransferase class I/II-fold pyridoxal phosphate-dependent enzyme produces MNPEVSTEDVREVAGTVGATAPARPSNGGGRQLEKRERLLRGEVDLFQDSLADFYDLPDEDIFAKSKPFWRFTSLNKQSGYYMYQRTLLGPSAHRVKVRDEVTGQVREMVMMASNNYLGLTTHPRVIEAGIKAYEKYGGGAGSVPLLAGTIDLHTELERKLARFKGCEEAIVFPAGYSSNVGCVAALARQGDVIVNDILNHASIVDGSRLSGATIKVFPHNKTDVLDKLLGRLRRSGEARGILVIVDGVFSMDGDIAPLPDLINVCRKHGARLMIDEAHATGVIGQNGHGTPEHWGVDGQVDIVAGTLSKGLGGIGGFVASNKEVVNYLRFYARSYMFSTALPPAVSASLNAALDVIEEEPELRTALWRNIVYMREHLRALGWDLGNAETAIFPLIIGDDRKVKEMGSRLDAMGIYVNPVFYPAVARKLSRIRLSLMATHTRKDLDDTLAAIEKAGKDVGAI; encoded by the coding sequence ATGAATCCTGAGGTTTCGACCGAAGACGTTCGCGAAGTGGCGGGAACCGTCGGCGCGACCGCCCCGGCCCGCCCCTCGAACGGGGGGGGCCGCCAACTCGAGAAGCGGGAACGACTGCTCCGCGGGGAAGTCGACCTCTTCCAGGATAGCCTGGCCGACTTCTACGACCTGCCCGACGAAGATATCTTCGCCAAGAGCAAGCCATTCTGGCGTTTCACCTCCCTCAACAAGCAGAGTGGCTACTACATGTACCAGCGGACGCTGCTGGGTCCCTCGGCCCATCGGGTCAAGGTCCGTGACGAGGTCACCGGCCAAGTCCGCGAGATGGTCATGATGGCCTCCAACAACTACCTCGGGCTGACCACCCACCCACGGGTCATCGAGGCAGGGATCAAGGCCTACGAAAAATACGGCGGAGGGGCCGGCAGCGTCCCCCTCCTAGCCGGGACCATCGACTTGCACACCGAGCTCGAGCGAAAACTGGCCAGGTTCAAGGGGTGCGAGGAGGCCATCGTCTTCCCGGCCGGTTACTCCTCCAACGTCGGCTGCGTCGCGGCCCTCGCCCGCCAGGGTGACGTCATCGTCAACGACATCCTCAACCACGCCAGCATCGTCGACGGCTCCAGGCTCTCCGGGGCGACCATCAAGGTCTTCCCGCACAACAAGACGGACGTACTTGACAAGCTCCTCGGCCGGCTCCGCCGCTCGGGCGAGGCCCGGGGCATCCTGGTCATCGTCGACGGCGTCTTCTCCATGGACGGGGACATCGCCCCGCTGCCCGATCTGATCAACGTGTGCCGCAAACACGGGGCGAGGCTGATGATCGACGAGGCCCACGCCACCGGAGTCATCGGCCAGAACGGCCACGGGACCCCTGAGCACTGGGGGGTCGACGGGCAGGTCGACATCGTCGCCGGGACCCTCTCCAAGGGCCTCGGCGGGATTGGCGGGTTCGTCGCTTCGAACAAGGAAGTCGTCAACTACCTTCGGTTCTATGCCCGGTCCTACATGTTTTCGACGGCCCTGCCGCCGGCCGTGTCGGCCTCCCTCAACGCCGCCCTCGACGTCATCGAGGAGGAGCCGGAGCTGCGGACGGCTCTCTGGAGGAACATCGTCTACATGCGGGAGCACCTCCGGGCCTTGGGCTGGGACCTCGGCAACGCCGAGACGGCCATCTTCCCGCTGATCATCGGGGACGACCGCAAAGTCAAGGAGATGGGTAGCCGCCTCGACGCCATGGGCATCTACGTCAACCCGGTCTTCTACCCGGCCGTGGCCCGAAAGCTTTCGCGGATCCGCCTCTCGCTGATGGCCACCCACACCCGGAAGGACCTTGACGATACGCTGGCGGCCATCGAAAAGGCGGGGAAGGACGTTGGAGCGATCTGA
- a CDS encoding FadR/GntR family transcriptional regulator, with protein MTPFAAIRTKKVYEEIIEQIEALITAGDLKPGQQLPPERELAQRLGVSRPSMREAFSILETLGVIEIRAGDGSYVAKRLPASLLSPMALSLDRTRRRILESYEVRQVLEIEAARLAAERATAEDRAEMGRIYDRLAAAYLGGRVPEDGDTSLHLAVARMTHNEVLCQLLDDLQGILLKISHVFYRSVVNHETGEEQIEEAVSDFNHIAQAVVAGDPDRAAVAMKTHLDRVKPMIISGLKEEDID; from the coding sequence GTGACTCCGTTCGCGGCGATTCGCACTAAGAAGGTCTATGAAGAGATCATCGAGCAGATCGAGGCCCTGATCACCGCCGGCGACCTGAAGCCGGGGCAGCAACTGCCTCCCGAGCGAGAGCTGGCTCAGCGGCTTGGGGTCTCGAGGCCGTCGATGCGGGAGGCCTTCAGCATCCTCGAGACGTTGGGCGTGATCGAGATCCGCGCCGGCGATGGGTCCTACGTCGCCAAGCGGCTGCCGGCTTCCTTGCTCAGCCCGATGGCCCTCTCGCTCGACCGGACCAGGCGGCGGATCCTCGAATCGTACGAGGTCCGTCAGGTGCTCGAGATCGAGGCGGCCCGCCTCGCGGCCGAGCGCGCCACGGCCGAGGACCGGGCCGAGATGGGGCGGATTTACGACCGACTGGCCGCCGCCTATCTGGGCGGTCGGGTCCCGGAGGATGGCGACACGTCCTTGCACCTGGCCGTGGCCCGAATGACCCACAACGAGGTCCTTTGTCAGTTGCTCGACGACCTGCAGGGCATCTTGCTCAAGATCAGCCACGTCTTCTACCGGTCGGTCGTCAATCACGAGACCGGGGAGGAGCAGATCGAAGAAGCCGTGTCCGACTTCAATCACATCGCTCAGGCCGTCGTCGCCGGCGACCCCGACCGGGCCGCCGTGGCGATGAAGACCCACCTCGACCGGGTCAAGCCGATGATCATCAGCGGGTTGAAGGAAGAAGACATCGACTAG
- a CDS encoding ABC transporter substrate-binding protein, with protein MTAIHSRLRGKGWARTLSVLIACILLLTLVLSGCSGAKTAKRENVLVIAGDTDLDTALWTQSGLFLIDQLLTIMGEPLVYVQPDGTVQPALADSYEMSTDGMVYTFHLNPKAKWQDGQPVTAKDVAFTIEQTILPDTPSGGGPSLLLKGADEFATGKAKSVSGVEIVNDQTIKLTFAEKSGQVLAILAADAILPYHLLGNVASNKMVDDPFNTKPIYCGPYKLTSWTKGSEIVFERFADFFGPKPAFDKIIYRIIPEPATAIAELKAGKVDVVMNVPVDDYAGLTADANFKGVQTKGPYGRHLMINQNKPEWKDLKVRQALTYAFDWKGVLDGLYKGKGTLSTSLFHPDNWEYNKNLQPYEYNPDKAKQLLAEAGWKDTNNDGVVEAHGVKGVKDGQKLTVVFPVTKKLQEDISLVLKDQLAKIGISATVQNYEASAFYADVYTKGGTKWDLIMMQWGNSFVGAWPSSRAVEFNFGGVGTTQHKREGWDDKALAAKIDEVMRTPDQAKAKPIWDDIQKTIYDNVYRIHAFREDAYIVYNAKLNVDASQPIWDMMWLKLSRGAGWSDLK; from the coding sequence TTGACCGCTATCCACAGCCGCCTCCGCGGCAAGGGCTGGGCCAGGACGCTGTCCGTCCTGATCGCCTGCATCCTTCTCCTGACCCTGGTTCTCAGCGGATGCAGCGGGGCCAAGACGGCCAAGCGCGAGAACGTCCTGGTCATCGCCGGCGACACCGACCTTGATACCGCCCTCTGGACCCAGTCCGGTCTGTTCCTCATCGACCAGCTCCTGACGATCATGGGTGAGCCTCTCGTCTACGTGCAGCCGGATGGCACGGTTCAGCCGGCCCTGGCCGATAGCTACGAGATGTCCACCGACGGGATGGTCTACACCTTCCATCTCAACCCCAAGGCGAAATGGCAGGACGGCCAGCCGGTCACGGCCAAGGACGTCGCCTTCACCATCGAGCAGACCATCCTGCCCGATACGCCGTCGGGCGGCGGCCCCAGCCTCCTGCTGAAGGGTGCCGATGAGTTCGCCACGGGCAAGGCCAAGTCGGTCTCGGGCGTCGAGATCGTCAACGACCAGACCATCAAGCTGACCTTCGCCGAGAAGTCCGGCCAGGTCCTGGCCATCCTCGCCGCCGACGCCATCCTCCCGTATCACCTCCTGGGCAACGTCGCGTCGAACAAGATGGTCGACGACCCCTTCAACACCAAGCCCATCTACTGCGGCCCTTACAAGCTGACCAGCTGGACCAAGGGCAGCGAGATCGTCTTTGAGCGGTTCGCCGACTTCTTCGGGCCGAAACCGGCCTTCGACAAGATCATCTACCGGATCATCCCCGAGCCGGCGACGGCCATCGCCGAGTTGAAGGCGGGCAAGGTCGACGTGGTCATGAACGTCCCCGTCGACGACTACGCCGGCCTCACCGCCGACGCGAACTTCAAGGGCGTCCAGACCAAGGGACCCTATGGGCGCCACCTGATGATCAACCAGAACAAGCCGGAGTGGAAGGACCTCAAGGTTCGCCAGGCCCTGACCTACGCCTTCGACTGGAAGGGCGTCCTCGACGGACTCTACAAGGGCAAGGGCACCCTTTCCACCAGCCTGTTCCATCCCGACAACTGGGAGTACAACAAGAACCTCCAGCCTTACGAGTACAACCCGGATAAGGCCAAGCAGCTCCTGGCCGAGGCCGGCTGGAAGGACACCAACAATGACGGCGTCGTCGAGGCCCACGGGGTCAAGGGGGTCAAGGACGGCCAGAAGCTGACGGTGGTCTTCCCGGTGACCAAGAAGTTGCAGGAGGACATCTCCCTGGTCCTCAAGGATCAGTTGGCCAAGATCGGCATTTCGGCCACCGTCCAGAACTATGAGGCCAGCGCCTTCTACGCCGACGTCTACACCAAGGGCGGCACCAAGTGGGACCTGATCATGATGCAGTGGGGCAACTCCTTTGTCGGCGCCTGGCCCTCCTCGCGGGCCGTGGAGTTCAACTTCGGCGGCGTCGGGACCACCCAGCACAAGCGGGAAGGTTGGGACGACAAGGCCCTGGCGGCCAAGATCGACGAGGTCATGCGCACCCCCGACCAGGCCAAGGCCAAGCCGATCTGGGACGACATTCAGAAGACCATCTATGACAACGTCTACCGGATTCACGCCTTCCGCGAAGATGCCTACATTGTCTACAACGCCAAGCTCAACGTCGACGCCAGCCAGCCGATCTGGGACATGATGTGGCTCAAGTTGAGCCGCGGCGCCGGTTGGAGCGACCTCAAGTAG
- a CDS encoding ABC transporter permease, which yields MAKFITRRVLQAIPILIGISLLVFLMVKLVPGDPINAIVPPEKQSLVDLAAIRHQYGLDKPFLEQYLFMMKGIFTGSLVSFSQRVPAMTMIARTLPVTALLGVTSLIISLILGVALGAFVSRRPFGPADQTFSVLSLGGLSMPTFVSALILIYFLTEKLRLLPASGILPPGVQAWSLGGILPHMVMPVLTMSFGLLPEFYRFTRSSMFEVLSEDYVRTARAKGLAERTVFLVHALRNGLLPVLTMFGLNIPYVLGGSVVLESVFAIPGMGRLAITAAMARDYPLIITTNLIAAVLVIGSNLLTDILYGVADPRVKLH from the coding sequence TTGGCCAAGTTCATCACCAGACGAGTCCTCCAGGCCATCCCCATCCTGATCGGCATCTCGCTGCTGGTCTTCTTGATGGTCAAGCTGGTTCCGGGCGACCCCATCAACGCCATCGTCCCTCCGGAGAAGCAGTCTCTGGTGGACCTCGCCGCCATCCGCCATCAATACGGGTTGGACAAGCCCTTCCTCGAGCAGTACCTGTTCATGATGAAGGGCATCTTTACCGGCAGCCTGGTCTCCTTCAGCCAGCGCGTCCCGGCGATGACGATGATCGCCCGGACCCTCCCGGTGACGGCCCTTCTCGGGGTGACCTCGTTGATCATCTCGCTGATTCTCGGGGTAGCCCTGGGGGCCTTCGTCTCCCGACGGCCCTTCGGCCCGGCCGACCAGACCTTCTCCGTCCTGTCGCTGGGCGGGCTGTCGATGCCGACCTTCGTCAGCGCCCTCATCCTGATCTACTTCCTCACCGAGAAGCTTCGCCTCTTGCCGGCTTCGGGAATTCTGCCTCCGGGCGTCCAGGCCTGGTCCCTGGGGGGCATCCTGCCGCACATGGTGATGCCCGTCCTGACCATGTCCTTCGGGCTCTTGCCCGAGTTCTACCGTTTCACCCGGTCCTCGATGTTCGAGGTCCTCAGCGAGGACTACGTGCGGACGGCTCGGGCCAAGGGGCTCGCCGAAAGGACGGTCTTCCTGGTCCACGCCCTGCGCAACGGACTCCTCCCGGTCCTTACGATGTTCGGGCTGAACATCCCATACGTCCTGGGCGGTTCGGTGGTCCTCGAGAGCGTCTTCGCCATCCCCGGGATGGGGCGCCTGGCCATCACCGCCGCCATGGCCCGTGACTACCCGCTGATCATCACGACCAACCTCATCGCCGCCGTCCTGGTGATCGGCTCGAACCTCCTGACCGACATCCTTTACGGCGTCGCCGACCCGCGGGTCAAGCTGCACTAG
- a CDS encoding ABC transporter permease, with protein MAKENAKKVRGRRRSLWRRFRRSRAAVVGLGIILALVLGAVFAGAIAPYQPDQPNLKARLVHPSPQHLFGTDQLGRDVFSRVLYAGRVSLSVATVAVLIVISLGVFVGAVAGYAGGLVDTILMRLTDVILAFPTFFLMLGIVALFGRSIPVLILVIGLTSWPTTARIVRSEYLSWKEREFVLAARATGTSRTRILFRHILPNVMGSVLVIATLQVAWAILAEAGLSFIGLGVQPPTASLGNMVADGRSYLREAPWVTLMPGLVVFLCVMSFNLIGDALRDAFDPKMDIRG; from the coding sequence ATGGCAAAGGAAAACGCAAAGAAGGTCCGAGGCCGGCGGCGCTCGCTCTGGCGGCGCTTCCGACGGTCGCGGGCGGCCGTCGTCGGCCTTGGCATCATCCTCGCCCTCGTCCTCGGGGCGGTCTTCGCCGGGGCCATCGCGCCCTACCAGCCCGACCAGCCGAACCTCAAGGCCCGCCTGGTCCATCCGTCGCCGCAGCACCTCTTCGGCACGGATCAGCTTGGTCGGGACGTCTTCTCGCGGGTCCTTTACGCCGGGAGGGTCTCGCTCAGCGTGGCCACGGTGGCCGTGCTCATCGTCATCTCGTTGGGTGTCTTCGTCGGGGCGGTGGCCGGTTACGCCGGCGGCCTCGTCGACACGATTTTGATGCGCTTGACCGACGTCATCCTGGCCTTTCCGACCTTCTTCCTGATGCTCGGGATCGTCGCCCTCTTCGGGCGCTCCATCCCCGTGCTCATCCTGGTCATCGGGTTGACCTCCTGGCCGACGACGGCCCGCATCGTTCGTAGCGAGTACCTGTCGTGGAAGGAGCGCGAGTTTGTCCTGGCCGCCCGGGCCACCGGGACCAGCCGCACCCGCATCCTCTTCCGCCACATCCTGCCCAACGTGATGGGCTCGGTGCTGGTCATCGCCACCCTCCAGGTGGCCTGGGCCATCCTGGCCGAGGCCGGCCTGTCCTTCATCGGCCTCGGGGTCCAGCCGCCCACGGCCAGCCTCGGCAACATGGTCGCCGATGGTCGCTCGTACCTGCGCGAGGCCCCCTGGGTCACGCTCATGCCGGGGCTCGTCGTCTTCCTCTGCGTGATGTCCTTCAACCTGATCGGCGACGCTCTCCGGGACGCCTTCGACCCGAAGATGGACATCCGTGGCTAA